AGCTCATTATATACCAATTCGTCTTTTTCAGGATTTTGTTGCCATTGTAGGCATACGAGTGCCAGGTGCTGGGCAGTTTTTCGCCCATTTCCACCTTAATGTTACACTCTTCCTCCACTTCGCGCAGGGCTCCCAGTTCAGGATCTTCCTCTTTCTTGAGCTTGCCCTTGGGCAAATCCCACTTGCCAAGGCGGTAAATCATCAGCACCATGCCGTCCTTCACCACCAGTCCGCCAGCGGCCTTTACGATGCGGAACTGGTCTTTCAGGTGCAGAATCAGCCGTTTTTTCTTGCGGGCCAGCAGCGTCAGCGACTTGAGCTTCTTGAGCTTCTTGACTTCCATCAGCCGCAGAATCCGGTCGATGAAGGGGTCCGTCACGTCGCGCACGAGCACATCGCCGATCAGATCTTTGGAGCTGAACTCATCCTCCGCGTTCAGAATCAGGTCGTAGCGGTGCTTGTATATTTTCTCGCTGTTCTTTTTGATGATCAGCGGGATATCGTTGATGAAGACGTTCATCGCAGGGTAATCAGAGGGCAGAAAATGAGGAAGTGGCGCCGAGGTCCATTGCAAAACACAGCATAAAAATCGGCAAACGGAAATCGGGGAAAGCTGGGCAAGATACGGGATGCAGCCGGTTCTGTTGCCGGCCCGCAACGCAACGGTGCTTTTCAAAAA
Above is a genomic segment from Hymenobacter cellulosivorans containing:
- a CDS encoding NUDIX hydrolase yields the protein MNVFINDIPLIIKKNSEKIYKHRYDLILNAEDEFSSKDLIGDVLVRDVTDPFIDRILRLMEVKKLKKLKSLTLLARKKKRLILHLKDQFRIVKAAGGLVVKDGMVLMIYRLGKWDLPKGKLKKEEDPELGALREVEEECNIKVEMGEKLPSTWHSYAYNGNKILKKTNWYIMSCSDDSLMKPQAEEYIEEVRWMTPQEALGVLDEAYASIALVVRHYLGETSGKESAKEPAKEK